CTGCGAATCGGGTGGGCTCGCTTGGGGCAGGTGACGGCATTGCCTGTCTTGCCGTTGCATCCCTACAGCGTCATCACGTGACGCTGTAGGATGACAGGGATAGTCGTATGGCGCTAGTCTTCTACAATACCTTACGTCAGAAAAAAGAGGCGTTTGAACCGTTGGTGCCTGGCGAGGTCAGGATGTACGTCTGCGGCCCGACCGTATACGATCGCGCCCATATCGGCCATGCACGCGCTGCGCTGACCTTTGATGTGGTCTGGCGCTACCTCGAGTACCGAGGATATAAGGTTTACTACGCGCGTAATTATACGGATGTGGACGACAAGATCATCCAGCGGGCCGCGGAGCTTGGGCAGTCGCGGGAATCGCTGACGGAGGAGCAGATCAAGGCCTATCGCCAGGATATGGAAACTCTGGGGCTTAGAACGCCGACGGAGGAGCCTCGGGCCACGCAGCACATTCGGGAGATGATCGACCTCATCCGGACCTTGACGGCGAAGGGCGTCGCGTATTGCGTCGATGGCGATGTCTATTTTGAGGTCAGGCGAGCGGCTGACTACGGGAAGCTTTCTCATCGAGGTCTTGACGAGTTGCGGGCAGGGGCGAGGGTTGAGGTGGATCCGCGGAAGCGCGATCCCCTCGATTTTGCCTTATGGAAGGCATCGCGGGAGGGGGAGCCTGCGTGGGAGAGTCCATGGGGGCCCGGCAGACCGGGCTGGCATATCGAGTGCTCAGCGATGTCGATAAAGTACCTCGGCGAGACCTTCGACATCCATGGCGGGGGGGCTGATCTGATTTTTCCTCATCATGAGAACGAGATTGCGCAGTCGGAGTGTGCCACCGGCAAGCCGTTTGCCCGCTACTGGATTCATAACGGATTCGTCAATATCCGCGCTGAAAAGATGTCGAAGTCGCTGGGCAATATCCTGACAGTCCGAGAACTCTTGGGGCGCATCAGTCCTTGTGCGCTCAAGCTCTTCCTGCTCGGAACTCACTACCGGTCACCCGTAGATTTTTCGGAGGACGCACTGATCAGCACCGGGGCTGCGGCGGCTCGATTCCATGCTGTACTGGATGAGGTAGAGCGTTTCCAGGATATCCAGAGTCCAAAGGCTGACCCTTCCCCTATGGGTTCTCCGCCTCTTTTGGACCAGATTCGCGAGGCAGAGCAAGAGTTCACGGAAGCGATGGATGATGATTTGAATACGCCACGCGCGGTGGCCGCATTGTTTATCCTGACCAGAAGGATAAACGTTGCTCTGAGAGATGCTGATGGTACGCCGGAGCCATCCCTCGTGCATGCTCTAGGCAAGGCGGGAGATACGTTGTGGAAGTTGGGATCGGTGTTGGGCGGTTTGTTTGAGGACTCACGGGAAAAAGTCGAGCGGGTCACTATCACTCCAGTTATTGGCATGTTGGCTGTCGGATCGTCAGCCTTAGATCGAAGGGTGTTGGAGGATGATTACTGTAACGCTCGAGAGGCTGTCGAGTTGGCGAGTACGTCAGGACAATCTCTACCGAAGGAGCAGATAGAAACTATCCTGGCATACAGGGCTCTATGCCGCAACAGGAAGGACTGGGCGACCGCCGACGCCATTCGTACCTGGTTGACCGATCTGGGGGTGATCGTGGACGATACCGGCGATGAGGTCCGCTGGCACGTAAAGGCCACGCACGTGAAGACACAGACGCCATGACGGAGCAGATACTCGTCGGTCCCCATGCTGTGTTGGAGGCGCTTCGAGCGAGGCGACGTCACATCGATCGGATTTATCTGGCGAGGGAACGGTATGATCCCAGGATCACCGAGATCATGAAACTTGCCAGGGCTCGGGGAGTGCTTGTTAAACAGGAGAAACGGGAACGGCTTGGCGAATTGGCCAAGGGGGTTACACACCAAGGAGTCCTGGCCGTTGTCAGCGAGGCGGGCTACGACGACCCTTTCGAGCTGGTCACCCGAATCAAGGCTAGCTCCTCGCCCCCGCTGCTGCTGTTGCTCGATGGAATTCAAGACCCTCAAAACCTTGGAGCGATCATACGCACAGCGGAGGCTGCCGGGGCGGATGGGCTCTTCATCTCGAAGCATCGCGCGGCCGGGATCACTCCGGCGGTCGCAAAGGCATCGGTCGGGGCTTCGGAGCACCTGCCTGTGGCGAGGGTTGCAGGTCTGCCGGCGTTTCTCGCGTGGCTGAAAGATCAAGGAGTCTGGATTCTCGGGGCCGATCCGAGCGCTGTACGGTCCATCTATGAGATCGATTTATGCGTACCAATGGGCGTGGTCATCGGAGGAGAGCACCGGGGATTGACAGTATTGGTACGACAGCGGTGCGATCTGCTCGCGCGAATCCCCACGCGTGGTCGCGTAGACTCTCTCAATGCCGCGGCCGCCGCCGCCGTGTTCCTCTTTGAGATTCGACGGCAACGGAGTGTTGTGAAGCAGTGGCCAGCGAATAGACAAGAAACGACGATTGTTTCTTAAAAGTAACCACAATAGAAATTATTGCTTGCTTTTTGCTTGTAATAACATTATATTTTCCTTGCGCTTCTCTCAGATTGTTAATAATCTAAGGGTTTGCGTGCTGGCGTAGCTCAGTTGGTAGAGCAGCTGATTTGTAATCAGCCGGTCAGGGGTTCAAATCCCTTCGCCAGCTCCAGGAGAGCCAGCGTTCAGGGAGATCCCGAAGGGAGATGCGGGGAGATACCCAAGCGGCCAAAGGGGGCAGACTGTAAATCTGCTGGCGTTGCCTTCGGAGGTTCGAACCCTCCTCTCCCCACCATCGGAACGGACTGATGCAGGAGGAGCCAGTCCGGAGACGAGGGATTCTTCTTTGGCAGGATTATTCAACGCCTGAGGTAACACTGCTATAAGCTTGGGCGGGAATAGCTCAGTTGGCTAGAGCGTCAGCCTTCCAAGCTGAGGGTCGCGGGTTCGAATCCCGTTTCCCGCTCCAGAGACTGTATTGGTGCGCCTTTCGAATCGGCATGCTGCTTGATCCGATTGCTGCCTCCTCGGCAGATCAGCCCACGTAGCTCAGTCGGCAGAGCGCATCCTTGGTAAGGATGAGGTCACCAGTTCAATCCTGGTCGTGGGCTCCAGATAGTATTCTTGGTATCAACTTGTTGACAGAGTCAATTGAAGCCGCCCTCGGTGGACGGTAGGCGGACGCAGTTTCGTTGCTAAAGGAGTTGGCTATGGCCAAGGCGAAATTCGAGCGGACGAAAGAACACATGAACATCGGGACCATCGGGCACATCGACCACGGCAAGACCACCCTGA
Above is a window of Candidatus Methylomirabilota bacterium DNA encoding:
- the cysS gene encoding cysteine--tRNA ligase; this translates as MALVFYNTLRQKKEAFEPLVPGEVRMYVCGPTVYDRAHIGHARAALTFDVVWRYLEYRGYKVYYARNYTDVDDKIIQRAAELGQSRESLTEEQIKAYRQDMETLGLRTPTEEPRATQHIREMIDLIRTLTAKGVAYCVDGDVYFEVRRAADYGKLSHRGLDELRAGARVEVDPRKRDPLDFALWKASREGEPAWESPWGPGRPGWHIECSAMSIKYLGETFDIHGGGADLIFPHHENEIAQSECATGKPFARYWIHNGFVNIRAEKMSKSLGNILTVRELLGRISPCALKLFLLGTHYRSPVDFSEDALISTGAAAARFHAVLDEVERFQDIQSPKADPSPMGSPPLLDQIREAEQEFTEAMDDDLNTPRAVAALFILTRRINVALRDADGTPEPSLVHALGKAGDTLWKLGSVLGGLFEDSREKVERVTITPVIGMLAVGSSALDRRVLEDDYCNAREAVELASTSGQSLPKEQIETILAYRALCRNRKDWATADAIRTWLTDLGVIVDDTGDEVRWHVKATHVKTQTP
- the rlmB gene encoding 23S rRNA (guanosine(2251)-2'-O)-methyltransferase RlmB, whose product is MTEQILVGPHAVLEALRARRRHIDRIYLARERYDPRITEIMKLARARGVLVKQEKRERLGELAKGVTHQGVLAVVSEAGYDDPFELVTRIKASSSPPLLLLLDGIQDPQNLGAIIRTAEAAGADGLFISKHRAAGITPAVAKASVGASEHLPVARVAGLPAFLAWLKDQGVWILGADPSAVRSIYEIDLCVPMGVVIGGEHRGLTVLVRQRCDLLARIPTRGRVDSLNAAAAAAVFLFEIRRQRSVVKQWPANRQETTIVS